A single Montipora foliosa isolate CH-2021 chromosome 7, ASM3666993v2, whole genome shotgun sequence DNA region contains:
- the LOC138009616 gene encoding oxidized low-density lipoprotein receptor 1-like, translating to MENLQLKLTENNDLLTSMEAQFMLKQSLFKEELQKAEILFNQKNFSLQETETKLQVLTLAFANTEKKHQETIEQLQGERERLQMLLTDQSNTLEQKERELQVLTSSLVCAKQSHEHGMKQKQTDLESIQRCLNEKTHTLEETQKNLMAVSATVDEIQKEAVVKLQEELNSTQSASGDNDD from the coding sequence atggaaaacTTACAGCTCAAATTGACGGAAAACAATGACTTGCTAACAAGCATGGAAGCACAGTTTATGTTGAAACAATCACTGTTTAAAGAAGAACTTCAAAAAGCAGAAATACTGTTTAACCAAAAGAATTTTTCTCTTCAGGAGACAGAAACAAAGCTGCAAGTCCTGACGTTAGCCTTTGCTAACACGGAGAAAAAACATCAAGAAACTATAGAGCAATTACAGGGAGAACGAGAAAGATTACAAATGCTGTTGACGGATCAGTCAAATACTTTAGAGCAGAAAGAAAGAGAACTTCAAGTTTTAACTTCGTCCCTTGTTTGCGCGAAGCAAAGCCATGAACATGGCATGAAACAGAAGCAAACAGATCTTGAGAGCATCCAAAGATGTTTGAACGAAAAGACACACACGTTAGAGGAGACACAAAAGAACCTAATGGCTGTTTCCGCAACTGTTgatgaaatacaaaaagaaGCCGTGGTAAAGCTTCAAGAAGAGTTGAATAGTACCCAAAGTGCATCGGGAGATAATGACGATTGA